Below is a window of Mucilaginibacter ginkgonis DNA.
GCCTTAAAGCTTTTGAACGCCTTAAATATGTTTTACCGCGGGCACTCGGGCATTGGTCTAAACAAGGTTATCAGTTTGCTGTGTTATAGTTTAGTTAATCTTTACGTCATCATAGGTGGAGTAATCTCGCACTAAGAGGATCTTTATTAAAACCATATTATTCGTAACAAAAACGCTTATCGCTCATCAAACACTAAAACTCTTAGGTGGAAAATATATTACATATTGCCGGGCTTAATAAAACGTATCAAAGTGCCGGCCGAACGTTAACAGTTCTCGATGATATTAACTTCTCAGTTCCTACCGGTTCAACCAACGCTATTGTTGGCCCATCGGGCAGTGGCAAGACGACTTTACTTGGCCTCTGCGCGGGTTTAGACAGGGCAACGTCAGGGGTTGTTGAACTAAACGGAATTAGTTTTGGTAATCTTAGCGAAGACAAACGCGCGCAGGTGCGTAACCAATATGTAGGCTTTATATTTCAGAATTTTCAATTGCTGCCAACCCTTACCGCGTTGGAGAATGTGATGGTGCCGCTTGAATTGCGCGGCGAAAAAAATATTAAAGCGCGTGCACTCGACCTGTTAGATAAAGTTGGCTTGGCAGAACGTGGGCATCATTATCCGATGCAATTATCCGGAGGTGAGCAGCAGCGGGTATCGCTTGCAAGAGCATTCAGCAATCAGCCTAAGATCTTATTTGCCGATGAACCTACAGGTAACCTTGATGCCGAGACAAGCGAAAAAGTGATCAAACTAATATTTGATCTGAACACAGAGGCCGGTACTACGCTCGTATTGGTTACACATGACCTTGACCTGGCAGCTAAAACGCAGCGCATCATCAGAATAAAAGGCGGCAAACTGGTATCAGACGTAAAAACCGACACCAATGTCTGAACTGTTAAAAACAGAAAAGCAGCCACTTAAGCTGGGTTGGCTTTTTGAAATGGCCTGGCGCGACAGCCGCAAAAACCGCTCGCGGTTGATGCTGTTTATTTCGTCTATCATTTTTGGTATTGCAGCCATTGTGGCGATATACTCGTTTGGTTATAATATTAAAAAAGATGTAGATAACCAGGCAGCGACCCTAATCGGCGCAGATCTTTCCATCAGCTCAAACAAACCGGTCGACGCGTCTATAAAACCGATGCTCGATTCATTAGGCGACCGCCGATCGCAGGAGCGCAACTTCGCGTCAATGGTGTTTTTCCCAAAAACAGGTAATACCAAGTTAATGCAGATACGTGCACTTCAGGGAGAGTTTCCTTACTATGGCGCTATTGAAAGTACGCCGTCATCGGCTTCGCAAACTTTTAGGACCGGTCGGCGCGCATTGGTAGACCAAACATTAATGCTGCAATTCAATGCCCACGTAAACGACTCCATTAAAGTGGGGAACCTCACTTTTCAGATCGTGGGTGTATTAAATAAGGCACCCGGTCAAACGGGTATTGCGGCTGGCATTGCTCCAATAGTTTACATCCCGCTGCAGTACCTTGAGGCAACCGGACTGATGCAAAGAGGCAGTCGTATTGGCTACACGTTTTACTACAAATTTGACCATGATGTAAACGTTACCAAGCTGGTGAAGGGAATGGAAGACAAGTTGGAGCGCAACAACCTTAGCTATGATACTATAGATACCCGCAAAGAAAATACAGGCCGCAGTTTTGAAGACCTCACAAAGTTTTTATCGTTAGTTGGGTTCATTGCTTTGTTATTAGGCTGCGTTGGCGTTGCCAGTGCGGTGCACATCTACATCCGCGAAAAGATAGCATCAATTGCCATTATGCGTTGCCTGGGTGTGCGCTCTGCACAAGCGTTCATTATATACCTGATGCAGATTTTAGCCATTGGACTTGTTGGTTCTGTCATTGGTGCAGCATTGGGCAGCGCTATACAATATGCCATGCCGCACGTGTTTAAAGACTTTTTACCTTTAACGGTATCTACCGCGGTTTCATGGGCGGCCATTGGTCAGGGTGTATTGTTAGGAATGATCATATCGGTACTGTTTGCCTTGCTTCCGCTTATTGCTATCCGCAATATCTCGCCGTTAAACACATTACGCATGTCTTATGATAACATTAACCTTATGCGTGATCCTTTGCGTTGGTTGGTTTACCTTTTGATCGGCGGTTTTATCGTATTGTTTACCAAGTTCCAGCTGGATAGTTGGAAAGGCAGTGTCGCTTTCACAATAGGGATTCTCATCGCCTTTTTCATCCTTACACTCATTGCACGCGGGTTAATGATACTTGCCCGGCTGATCATACGCAATTCGTGGAGCTATTTATGGCGGCAAGGTTTTGCTAATCTTTACCGGCCTAATAATCAAACCATTATTTTAATTGTGTCGATCGGTCTTAGTACAACTTTTATCTGTACGTTATTTTTTATACAAAATATACTGGTTAAGCAGGTAAGCCTTTCTGCCACAAGCAACAGCGCCAATATGATCTTATTTGATATTCAGCCTGCACAAAAGCAAGCATTGGCAGCTACAACCAAAAGCCAGCATTTACCTGTAATTCAACAGGTGCCGGTAGTGACCATGCGAATGGCCACCATAAATGGTAAGACAGAGTCCATTTATAAAAAAGACACTACCCTCAAAATTCCGGCGCGAATTTTTGCGAACGAATATCGCGCCACTTACCGCGACACCCTTGTACCGACAGAAAAAGTCATCGAAGGTGATTGGACAGGCAAAGCAATTTCCGGAAAGGATGTGGCTATTTCCTTAGAAGACCGTTTTGCGAAGCATAACCATTTAAAGGTAGGCGATCATATAGCCTTTAACGTTCAAGGTTCACCAATACCAACTGTGGTTACCAGCATCCGCCAGGTAAACTGGAATAAAATGCAAACCAACTTTTTGGTTGTGTTTCCAAAGGGGGTTCTGGAAGATGCGCCACAGTTTTATGCTATGCTTACACATGTTGGATCTGATAAAATATCTGCTAAGTATCAGCAAACAGTGGTTAAGCAGTTTCCGAATATTTCTATCATAGATCTGGGGCAATTACTAAGTGTGCTTGATGAGTTGCTGGATAAATTAGGTGACATCATAAAATTCATGAGCGCTTTTAGCATCATTACGGGTATTGTGGTTTTGATTGCTTCAGTACGCATCAGCAAGTATCAACGCATACGCGAAAGTGTTTTATTGCGCACAATGGGCGCAAGCCGTAAACAAATACTAACCATTACTGCTTTAGAGTATATATTTCTTGGCGGGTTATCAGCTTTGACAGGGATATTGATAGCGATGACAGGAAGCTGGTTTTTAGCGAAGTTTAGTTTTGATATACCATTTACGGTAAGCATTGTACCGGCCGCTGTAATTTTTGTGATCATTACCGGGCTAACCGTCGTGATAGGCTTGTTAAATAGTCGTGGCATTTTGAACAGGCCGCCTTTAGAAATTTTAAGAGGCGATGATTGATAAAATGAATAAGACCAAAATATACCTGGCTTTTGCATGTGCGCTGCTTGCCTTTAGCTGTAGCAATCCGCCCAAGGTTAAAGATACAGACGATACGAGCTACGTAAAACGTAAAGCACCATCTGCAACAGGGAGGAAAACGATTTTAGTTTTTGGGGATAGTCTGACAGCAGGCTACGGCCTTGATGATCCATCAGCAGCGTATCCCGGAGTGTTGCAGCATTATATAGATTCTTTAAAGCTAAACTATACTGTTGTCAACTCCGGTGTTAGCGGCGAAACTACAGCCGGTGGCCGCAGCCGTATAGATTGGGTGCTGAAAACTGAACCGGATATCTTTCTGCTTGAATTAGGCGCAAACGACGGCTTGCGCGGTACTACAGTTACGGAGACTATTCACAACCTGCAAACAATAATTGATAAGGTAAAAGCGAAATATCCTGATACGAAGATTATCTTATTAGGTATGCAGGTGCCGCCAAGTATGGGGCAAAAATACGTAGGTGACTTTAAAAAGCTGTTTCCCGACCTTGCAGAAAAGAACCATATTGATTTGGTGCCTTTTTTGTTGCAGGGTGTTGGCGGTGACCCAAAACTTAACCAGGCGGATGGTATACATCCAAACGTTGCAGGCGCTAAAATTTTGGCAGCAAATGTTTGGCAGGTGTTAAAGAAAGAAATTTGATCCGACAAAAAAGCCCTTGATCTTTCAAGGGCTTTCTTGTTATTACCAGTAACGGTAATATCTGTGGTGATTGCGCATATAAGGCGCACGGTGATGATAATGACGACCGTTGTGATAATAGCGGCCCTTACCAATACTCACCCTGATTTGTGCATCTGCGCTGGCAAATGTGCAGGCAGTGATTGCTAATAGTAGTAAAAATTTTAAATGTTTCATGGCTTTGTTAGTTTATAAACCCATAACAGATGCTCTTGCAGGTTGGTTTGTACTATTATCGTTACGGTTTAATTTGTTGCAAGAGAGGTAGACGCGATCATCTCGTAGATCTCTTTTTGCGATTCCACAGCAACTTCTCCTTGCATAATGGGCACATTCTCCAATAAGCTGTTGATTGTCACCGCTTGCGTATTGTCCTGCAACTGAAGATCTATAATCCGGCGGACTTGCTTTTTAATCTCTGCATCATAAATTGGGAAGCATACCTCAATACGGTGGTAAATGTTACGGTTCATCCAGTCGGCAGATCCCATGTAAATTTCTTCGTTGCCGTTGTTGTCGAATATAAAAACTCGCCCGTGTTCCAGGTAGCGGTCTACTATCCGGCGGACAGTGATGTTTTCGCTCATGCCCGGCACGCCCGGAATAAGACAGCAAATCCCCCGGACGATGAGTTGAACTATAACACCGGCATTAGAGGCTTCATATAATTTACCAATAAGTGCTTCCTCTTCAAGATTATTTAGTTTTATAATAATGCCGCAGTGTAACCCTTGCTTTTTGTTAGCAATTTCCCGGTCGATCAATTCCAAAAAGCGGTCTTTCAAATTAAACTGAGCGACAAGTAAATTTTCAAAACTCACATCAGTTAGAAATTTGCCGGGCTTTGCGCGTTTGCCTAAAATGATAAACAACAGTTCCATTTCGCGCAGCAAAGCTTTATTGCTTGTAAAAAGGATATGGTCTGTATAAAATTTGGCTGTAGTTTCATTAAGATTGCCTGTTGCCAAGAGGCCGTAGTATGATGTCTTGTCTTGAAGTCTTTTTTTAACAAGCGCTATTTTTGCGTGTACCTTTAGCGCCGTAACGCTGTAAATGATTTTCACACCGGCATCCATCATTTTCTTTGCCCAATGCAGGTTGTTAGCTTCATCAAAACGCGCCTTTAACTCTACCACCACAGTTACCGATTTGCCATTTTTAGCCGCACTGATAAGCGCGTTTACAATAAGCGAATGACTGGCCACGCGATAAAGCGTGACGTATATCTCCGAAACATCTTTATCAATTGACGCCTCATTAAAAAAACGTAGTACAGCGTCATAATTGTTATAAGGCGGATGGATCATCAGGTCCCTTGTCGCAATGGTATCTGCAATGGTTCTGTCATTTTGTAAGCCGGGCGGAACAACTACCGGCCATGGCGTATTGGAAAGATCTTTGCGATGAGCGGGCAGGTTCATCAAATCTTTCAAATTGTGATAACAACCGCCTGCTACAGATGTAGCCTTAGTGATGTTCAGAAACTTTTTTAATTCTTCTAAAAGATAATCAGGCATATCGCCGTCATATAAGAAGCGTGTCGCTAAACCCTGGTCGCGTTTCTGTAGCTGTTTTTCTATCTCCTTAGACAGGTCTCCTGAGTAATCGTCTTTGAGATCCAGTTCGGCATCGCGGGTTACTTTAAAACTAAAACAGTTTTTAATCTCACTGCCTGTGAATATTTTATTGAGATTCTGTTTTATAACATCATCTATGAAAAGAATGTATAGGGTTTCTTTATCATCTATAGACATAAACCTGTCAAGTACATCAGAGGGGATATTCAAGATGTACAGCTTCGTATCCGTACTTGCCGCCGTTTCGACCAGGAAGTATAATTTATTGTTCTCAGGAAAGAAAACAGTGTCCCGGGTGATCAATACCGGTTGCAGAAATGCCGTAACTTCCGCTAAAAAATAACTGTCGATATTTTCCTTCAACTTCTCCGGAACAGGCTGCTCGTACAGCAACGTGATGTGCTCTGATGTTAACGCGGGCAGTAATTGCAACGTAAAGATCTCACCGAAACGGTTCAGTTGGTTATTTATGGTTTCGGTAACATTGTAAAAGATGTCGGCGTGTTCTGTTTCATCAAGATCAGCACTTTTTTTCTTACCTATCTTTTTCATGGCCGCGATAACCGGCATACGCACGCGGTAAAACTCGTCGAGGTTTGATGAAAATATGCTAAGGAATTTTATCCGTTCTAATAGCGGATTACGTGAATTGGCAGCTTCTTCTAAAACGCGGCTATTGAAACCCAGCCAGCTGAGATCGCGATTAAAAAAACGATATTCTTCCATCTTAACTAACAATGATTGCCTTGATATTCAAAATTAAAACAACATTGACTGGTAGCTTTGTGTTTCTCATTTATATTTGCGAAAACCCATAAAACGCAGCCCGACTTGAAAAAAGCAAAGTTGTTCATTTTAATACCTACCCTGTTTATTAGTGTTAAAGGGTTTGCGCAAGAACCTGTTGTTATCAAGCCGCCTCAGGACTCGCCGATACAAAAGTTTGATAATAACATAATGGATAACCTGGCTAAAAGCCGTACGCCTGAAAAGACACGTTATCTGCTAGGTGTCACTAACAGCATACAATATGTTGAAGCAGGGGTTCCGGCGGCAATGTTTATTGGCGGTGTATTAGGCCACGATAAAGAACTGAGAGAAAACTCATTATACGTTGCAAGCAGCACCGCTATATCGCTGGGCTTAACTTTGCTGATCAAACACTTTGTGCGCCGCCCAAGGCCGTTTATCCGAAACAAAACATTCATCCCCGTTTACAGGGCCGGTAGCACGTCTTTCCCGTCCGGCCACACTTCTACCACATTTGCTCTGGCTAGTTCGTTGAGCATTGCCTACCCGAAATGGTATGTTATCGCTCCGGCATTTATTTACGCCGGCACTGTGGGCTATTCGCGTATGTACCTTGGAGAGCATTTTCCGACAGATGTTGCTGCCGGGGCGACAATCGGGGTTGGATCGGCCGTTGCACTATCAGGATTGAGCCGTTAAAACCTGAAACCAACTGTAAAGTATGGGTAAGCGCCTTCTTTTGAAAAGCCTACCAAACCTTCAATCAGTATCAATTGCGCAGGGGTGAAATATAAACCGCCGCCAAAACCATCATGCCAAACATTTGAATTTTCGCCGGGCGACCAAACCCTGCCTATATCATTGAATCCCACCGCCCCAACTGTGCCGGGCAGCACATAAGAGTTAAAGTCGAACAATTTAAAGCGAACTTCCAGATTATCATAAGCGTAACTTTTGCCCGTAAAACGCTGGAAGTAATAACCTCTCAAGTTAACATTGCCGCCAAGCGTAAGCTGTTGAAAGTACTCTGCATTGCCGATGGTGGTACCACCGCCTATTCGGTTTGCGATAACAAATGTTGAATCACTTGGAGGTGTAATGAAGAAACTAAATTCGGTCTTGATTTGTCCGTAACTGTGTTCATTTTGTTTTATGCCCGTTATACCGCTGATTGTAGTGTTCCAATTTACCCCGCGATGCGGTACTAAAGATTTGTCACGGGTATCATAATTAGCGTTGACAGTAACACCTGCATACCATTTTGTATCAAACACGCGCTCATCGGGATGCTGGTCGGCGTAGTTCTTTATAAACTTGCTTTGATTTTTGCCGCCTTCACCATTGTAATATTGTCCGGTAAGGCTTTCTGTAAATGCCCAATTGCCCGGCCGTTGTCTTAAACCAATGTTTGTTTCAACGTAATCATAAGTATTGCGATAATAATACACATCAGTTCCCTGATCCTCATTGTTTAAGAAGACACTTTCGTTGCCGGTGCCAAAAAAGCTGTATTTATAGTTCGGGCCTTTTGAAAAAGCGTTTACCACAAGGTCGCTTCCGCCAATTGCTTTGGTAAATTCGCCTTTATAACCTAAATAAAGCGAATTGTTGCCGAAGCCATAGTTGGCTATAAAGGTTTGCCTCGACGCAAATGGCTCTTTACGGAACCCTTGTTTAACGACAATAACTTCCGGGATTAATTGAAAGCCATAATCGCGGTTATAACTTGCCAAAAGCAGGGGCTGCCAATAGCTGTACTTAAAATATTTACGCTTATAGTAGTTAACCAGCGTATCTGTGCCCGTACGAAGCTTTACCTGGCCTGCGTTTGGAAAAATGTTTTTCTGGTCGCTGCGGTCATAAATATATCGGTTACCATGAGACTTTATACTGCTATCTACGTTAAATGTATCTTCGCCATCGCCGCCGATCATCCGCACCTTTATCGGTGACCTATCAACGCCGTGCATCGAGAAAACATCATCACCGTCTAGCGCAAAAATTCTTACATCCTTTGTATCCGCCGGGTCAAATGTCCGTTCAAATGTTACCTGTTCTATTTTACCTTCTTTGCTGATCTTGTTGATCTTTACATGTACGCTTCCATCGGCATTATTAGTTACATCAACATATTCTTTTTTAGCAGTCCCTAATACTTCAACAGAATGAGAGATGAATTTATAGTAGGTGAGTGCCTGATCCTTTAAGCCGTTTCTGCGGGCTATCATTTTATTTGTGATTGGCGGGCCCGACAAGCGGTAAATAGCAGGCGGCATACGTTTTACAGCCTCGCTGATCACTTGGTCTGTCAGCAATTTTTGAGCATCGGCAATCTGCTCCAACCAATCTTGTTTGCCCAAGCGTGATAAGTAATAGCGGTCAAAATCCTGATTATTCAGGTTCCAGAAGTCAATTGCCCGAATGCGGGTATTATAGTTTTGGAATTTTTCAAAGCTGTCGTTTAAAGATAATATCGTCGGGAAAATGCCGGTGCCGTTGTAAAACACCTGGTCGCGGTCTTTAGGTATCGGTTTAAAGTAAGTGCCTTTTCCGTCTTCTATCTGTTCAAAGCGCCATTGATCTCCGTGGCGGTCCCAGTCCCCTAAAATAAAATCGAGCAAACGTGCCCGTAATATCAATTTTGCGTCAACGTGATTATCATTATCAGCCTCAAGCTTTTTCTGTGTCTTATCATTATTGTCCGTTTTATCTACATCGCTTGGTTCGCGCTCTTCAAACAGGAAAACCTTATTAGCAAATTCCTTGCGATATTTTCCTAAAGCAGGATCGTCGCTTACATAAACTACCTGAGGGTTTGCATGTGGAATGCCTAATGCCTGTGCCAACGTTGGCACTACCAAAGCGCCAAAAGGGTGTTCTGCCGTAACTTGGTCTTGAACTATACTTGCAGCAAGGGTGCCTCTTAACGCTTCGGGTAAAACACTGTCAGGATATTTTTGAATGGTGCGCAGGGTCCATTTTTGACCGGAGGCATCTACCAAGTGTAAAGATTTGGTTTGTCGGCCTCCGCCTTCCTCATCTATTTTTAAGCCGCCGTAGTCTTTAAAACTAAAGACTTTCATTTTTACGGGAGTTGCCCATAACTTTCTGTAACTCTCGCCGAAAAATCTACGGTGCGTTTTGCTGACACTGTCATAACCCGGTTCTACCGCGCGGACAATACTGTCGCCTAACGTATGCTTTTGCGCACTAACATCCATTCCTGTTATTGTTAACAAGAAAAGGACGATATATCTTAAGAATGAGTTTTTTCGAGATGGTAATTGCAAGTCAGGCAAAGTTTTAGTACTGATTTATACCGTAATGTGTTTTTGCAATATTTTGTTTGCCTCCTTTGCGTAAATCTGTAGAAAATCTGAAGAATATGGAGCCCTATTGTTCGACAACGCCTTTTAGTTGGTTCAATACAGTTTTCCAATTTTCAGTCGAATGCTGTTTTGCTTCCTCATTAGCAATGTTATCCTGAGTTAAAGTTACTTTAGTTTTACCGCAGATCTCGTCCAACTCATAAGTAACTTTGTCATAATTCTCGGGCTTGTCTTCTAAACCGCTCATTGAACTCCAATAAGTGCTTTCGAATACTTTGTTAGGAACAAGTTTTAAGATAGTGCCCTTATCTTTGTACGCTTTGCCATTATACTCCCCTTCATAAGTTATGGGGCTGCCTTCTGTCCAGTGCGACGTGACATTTGTGCCGAAAAGATATTGTTTAATAATATCCGGCGATGTTATCGCTTGCCAAACCTTTGATGCAGGAGCATTGATCTCTATAGTTACGGTTGCTAAAAACTGATTTTTCATAGGTCGCACTTTTCTTTAATAAGTGACTGACGGTCAAAATGTTTTGTAAAGAAAAAAGCCATCGGTCAGACGGCTTTAAGACAAACTGTATAATGGTATAATTGTCCCGGTAGTCCTATAATTCTTCTCCATGCTGGCTTGCATCCAAGCCGGCAATTTCTTCTTCAACACTTACACGTAAGGGGCTGATTAGGTCTGTTACTTTTAACAACAATAACGATCCGAAAAACGCGAATATGGACACACAAACAAGTGCGATTATGTGAATGAAAAATAAATGTGTTTGGCCGAAAAATAAACCGTTGCCTGTAGTGTTTGCAGGATTAATGTTTTGGTTGGCAAATACGCCTGTTAGCAGCATACCTACCATACCCCCAACGCCGTGGCAAGGAAAAACGTCGAGCGTATCATCAATAGATGTTTTACTCCGCCACTCAACTACCAGGCTGCTCACGATAGCTGCAACAATGCCAATAATAAGCGAGTGCGGGATGCTCACATAACCTGCGGCTGGGGTAACTGCAACTAGCCCCACAACCGCACCAATACATGCACCCATAACTGTTGGCTTATGGCCGCGCGACATTTCAAAAAATATCCACGCTATTGCAGCCGCGGCAGAGGCTGTGGTTGTTGTAGCTAATGCGGTAGCCGCCAGCGTGCCTGATCCTAATGCAGACCCTGCATTGAACCCGAACCAGCCAAACCAAAGTAAACCTGTACCCAGCAAAATGTAGCTGATGCGTGCAGGGTTATGTGCCTTATCTGTCCTTTGTTTTAAATAGAGCGCAGAAGCCAGTGCCGCCCAGCCCGCGGACATGTGAACAACCGTGCCGCCTGCAAAATCTAGCACGCCGGCCTTATAAAGTAACCCGTCCGGGTGCCAAACAGAATGTGCCAACGGAGTATATATAATGATGATGAATAGCGAAATGAAAATAAGGTAAGAGGTGAACTTAATACGCTCCGCGAATGCTCCCGTGATAAGTGCCGGAGTGATCACTGCGAATTTCAATTGAAACATTGCGAAAAGTATTAAGGGGATTGTTGGCGCTAGTTTCCAGGTAACGTTACCAAGCATGCCCTTCATCATAAAAAAAGTTGCCGGGTTACCAATTACTCCTCCAACAGAATCGCCGAAAGCCAAACTGAATCCAAAAACTACCCAGATTATGGTTATGAGGCCCATACAAACAAAACTTTGCATCATGGTTGACAAAACATTTTTTCGGGTAACCATTCCACCATAAAAATAAGCCAAACCCGGAGTCATGATCAAAACTAAGGCCGTTGCCATTAACATCCACGCTGTATCGCCCGAGTTTATCTGACTGTTTTTAACATTTTGTACATCAATTGATGGAAATATCAATCCAAGAGCTATGACAATTAATAAAAAAATAAGAGGAGCAATTTTTTTCATTAAAACTGAGGTATTAATTCACCAAATTTAAAACTATTATCAAAAAATTAAGTAAAAAATTAAATTTTTGAGTTACTTGTGAATTAATGTTAACAAAAATGCAATATTATAAATGACTTTCTAAGTATGAATTGTAAAGAAGGCATGTTTGGCGTGCAAACAAAACGTCGCAAGAAAGCTTATACTAAAAACCATTTTATGAAAGCTTATTGGAAACCTGTTTGCCTTTGCATTTTGGCGTTGGCTACTGCTTGTCAAAACAACAAAAACCAATCTTCAACAACGGATACCACGAAACAAACTACATCAAATGACGCTGCGGCTGCCGTGGCCGGTGATGCTAAAATAGCATCAGCTTCAAATTTTGAAATACAAATCCCTGATGGCTGGCATTATGATCAGCCTATTTTAAACGGACAGACCAAATTCTTTCTTACCGCGCCAAAGGAAATGAACTATCAAACCAATATCAATATTTTGAAGGACCCGATGAAAGGCGAAAACCTTGATGACTACATTAAGGTAAGCCTTGCCAAAATGCAATCCATGCCTGTTACCATGGGTAGCAGCGGAGATTTCACAGCAAACGGTGTTTCAGGAAAATATTTGAAATATATCTATAACGCCAAAGAACGCATGATAGCTGTCAAATCTTACGTTTTTGGCAAAAATGATACGGCTTACGTAGTTACAGCTACCACAGTACCCGAGTTAGGCAAAAAATACGAACCCGTATTTGACAAGGCGGTAAGTACTCTCAAAATTAAGTAGTATTCGAGGGTCATCAGCGCAAGGTTATAATTTGAGTTTCATTTCCCGGCTACGGCATTTCTTATTAAATTAGTAGCTGTGGATAATTTCATTGTTTCGGCACGTAAATATCGCCCGGCCACTTTTGAAACCGTTGTAGGTCAGCAACATGTGACTAACACGTTAAAAAACGCGATCAAAAGTAACCAACTTGCGCAGGCGTTTTTGTTCTGCGGCCCGCGCGGGGTAGGTAAAACTACTTGCGCGCGTATACTTGCCAAAACTATTAATTGCACCAATTTGCAGCCAAACGGCGAGGCTTGCGGCACCTGCGATTCTTGCAAAGCGTTCCAAAATGGCAACTCATTTAACGTGCACGAACTGGATGCCGCGTCCAATAACTCTGTTGATGACATCCGTAATTTAATAGATCAGGTACGTATACCCCCACAAGCCGGCAGATATAAAGTTTATATCATTGATGAAGTGCATATGTTGTCGCAGGCGGCTTTTAACGCGTTTCTGAAAACGCTTGAAGAACCACCGTCATACGCCATCTTTATACTAGCGACTACAGAAAAGCATAAGATACTGCCAACCATACTTTCTCGATGCCAGATATTTGATTTTAACCGCATTAAGGTCGAAGATATGGCTGCTCACCTGGCATCCATCGCGGTAAAGGAAAGCATATCATACGAGGATGACGGACTTCACATCATTGCCCAAAAAGCAGATGGTGGTTTGCGCGATGCGCTATCGATGTTTGATCAGATCGTTAGCTTTTCCGGCGGGAATGTTACTTATCATACTGTTATCGAGAACCTTAATATCCTTGATTACGATTACTATTTCAGCCTGACTGATAGCCTGATGCAACAGGCTACATCCAAGACACTATTAACGTTCGACGAAATCTTGTCTAAAGGATTTGACGGCAGCCATTTTATCAGTGGTATGTCTCACCACTTACGTAATTTATTGGTAGGCAAAGATTCGGTTACACTTAAGCTGTTGGAAGTAAGTGAAGGGGTACGTCAGCGTTATATGCAACAGTCTCAGCTAACACCGGTATCCTTTTTACTCTCTGCATTGAACATCGCAAACCAATGTGAGATCAACTATCGTTTAAGCAAAAACCAGCGTTTGCAGGTTGAATTGGCATTACTTAAAATGTGCCATCTTAACGCGGCATTCAATTTGGTTAATCTGCCCGCGACTGAGGACCAGGTTAAAAAAAAAACTGATGCCGCAAGCATAGCTCCTCAAAC
It encodes the following:
- a CDS encoding BamA/TamA family outer membrane protein; this encodes MDVSAQKHTLGDSIVRAVEPGYDSVSKTHRRFFGESYRKLWATPVKMKVFSFKDYGGLKIDEEGGGRQTKSLHLVDASGQKWTLRTIQKYPDSVLPEALRGTLAASIVQDQVTAEHPFGALVVPTLAQALGIPHANPQVVYVSDDPALGKYRKEFANKVFLFEEREPSDVDKTDNNDKTQKKLEADNDNHVDAKLILRARLLDFILGDWDRHGDQWRFEQIEDGKGTYFKPIPKDRDQVFYNGTGIFPTILSLNDSFEKFQNYNTRIRAIDFWNLNNQDFDRYYLSRLGKQDWLEQIADAQKLLTDQVISEAVKRMPPAIYRLSGPPITNKMIARRNGLKDQALTYYKFISHSVEVLGTAKKEYVDVTNNADGSVHVKINKISKEGKIEQVTFERTFDPADTKDVRIFALDGDDVFSMHGVDRSPIKVRMIGGDGEDTFNVDSSIKSHGNRYIYDRSDQKNIFPNAGQVKLRTGTDTLVNYYKRKYFKYSYWQPLLLASYNRDYGFQLIPEVIVVKQGFRKEPFASRQTFIANYGFGNNSLYLGYKGEFTKAIGGSDLVVNAFSKGPNYKYSFFGTGNESVFLNNEDQGTDVYYYRNTYDYVETNIGLRQRPGNWAFTESLTGQYYNGEGGKNQSKFIKNYADQHPDERVFDTKWYAGVTVNANYDTRDKSLVPHRGVNWNTTISGITGIKQNEHSYGQIKTEFSFFITPPSDSTFVIANRIGGGTTIGNAEYFQQLTLGGNVNLRGYYFQRFTGKSYAYDNLEVRFKLFDFNSYVLPGTVGAVGFNDIGRVWSPGENSNVWHDGFGGGLYFTPAQLILIEGLVGFSKEGAYPYFTVGFRF
- a CDS encoding SRPBCC family protein, whose product is MKNQFLATVTIEINAPASKVWQAITSPDIIKQYLFGTNVTSHWTEGSPITYEGEYNGKAYKDKGTILKLVPNKVFESTYWSSMSGLEDKPENYDKVTYELDEICGKTKVTLTQDNIANEEAKQHSTENWKTVLNQLKGVVEQ
- a CDS encoding ammonium transporter — translated: MKKIAPLIFLLIVIALGLIFPSIDVQNVKNSQINSGDTAWMLMATALVLIMTPGLAYFYGGMVTRKNVLSTMMQSFVCMGLITIIWVVFGFSLAFGDSVGGVIGNPATFFMMKGMLGNVTWKLAPTIPLILFAMFQLKFAVITPALITGAFAERIKFTSYLIFISLFIIIIYTPLAHSVWHPDGLLYKAGVLDFAGGTVVHMSAGWAALASALYLKQRTDKAHNPARISYILLGTGLLWFGWFGFNAGSALGSGTLAATALATTTTASAAAAIAWIFFEMSRGHKPTVMGACIGAVVGLVAVTPAAGYVSIPHSLIIGIVAAIVSSLVVEWRSKTSIDDTLDVFPCHGVGGMVGMLLTGVFANQNINPANTTGNGLFFGQTHLFFIHIIALVCVSIFAFFGSLLLLKVTDLISPLRVSVEEEIAGLDASQHGEEL
- a CDS encoding DNA polymerase III subunit gamma/tau; this encodes MDNFIVSARKYRPATFETVVGQQHVTNTLKNAIKSNQLAQAFLFCGPRGVGKTTCARILAKTINCTNLQPNGEACGTCDSCKAFQNGNSFNVHELDAASNNSVDDIRNLIDQVRIPPQAGRYKVYIIDEVHMLSQAAFNAFLKTLEEPPSYAIFILATTEKHKILPTILSRCQIFDFNRIKVEDMAAHLASIAVKESISYEDDGLHIIAQKADGGLRDALSMFDQIVSFSGGNVTYHTVIENLNILDYDYYFSLTDSLMQQATSKTLLTFDEILSKGFDGSHFISGMSHHLRNLLVGKDSVTLKLLEVSEGVRQRYMQQSQLTPVSFLLSALNIANQCEINYRLSKNQRLQVELALLKMCHLNAAFNLVNLPATEDQVKKKTDAASIAPQTTTITAALTPDNLTKEPEVKYNAAPSIAAPVSEPSKPQAIITAPVDSPPAPARPQAEKPKIVIPAKTTFIPSLKDLSTGNSNVVDEEDPYIKGTDKNPFTMDDFLKKWNEYAIKLKKESKMSLFTIFTTEAPVMLKPYDFEVVVSNKAQDNNFRDEKPDLLNFLRVQLKNFDIQIFTRIDETIVTKRPYTDQEKFQHMASRNPHLLELQKSFNLDFN